In Aedes albopictus strain Foshan chromosome 3, AalbF5, whole genome shotgun sequence, the following are encoded in one genomic region:
- the LOC109420303 gene encoding oligodendrocyte-myelin glycoprotein, producing MDGHTTSRMIPASSLFWIVAVVTATSASPMQFNCSTARQKVCEITNIIITEYTDVSEWEFPDHPDIAFGSHPLPDDSTIITMITKDVSEKLTNTQNIEMQNVSLMSFFLWEHLISLDVSYNYLSELIVDPSAMYNLKSLNMKHNRLQSIDFLKGLYKLRDLDLSNNYLETIDFSILDPAKDLATLKLFNNRIRTITTSFGDMLHLPRLTVLMLNHNQLSILDASRWQFNVLQDLFLSNNRLSYISMCEIQNSFPRLQTLYLDGNHWECSNLNSTVSQLHELNVKLVNHGSHNCTEAIENICCM from the exons ATGGACGGACATACGACATCCAGGATGATCCCCGCGAGTTCCTTATTCTG GATAGTTGCTGTTGTTACCGCAACATCAGCATCCCCGATGCAGTTTAACTGTTCAACTGCGCGGCAAAAAGTTTGTGAAATCACCAATATTATCATCACGGAGTACACTGATGTGTCGGAAtgggaattcccagatcatcctGATATTGCTTTCGGAAGTCACCCATTGCCAGACGATTCAACTATCATCACGATGATCACAAAGGATGTTTCGGAAAAGCTTACCAACACGCAGAACATCGAAATGCAAAACGTTTCACTGATGTCATTCTTCCTGTGGGAACATCTTATCAGCCTGGACGTGTCGTACAATTATCTCTCCGAGCTCATCGTAGATCCTTCAGCGATGTACAACTTGAAGTCTCTTAACATGAAACATAATCGCCTTCAGAGCATCGATTTCCTAAAAGGCCTATACAAACTACGTGATCTGGATCTCAGCAACAATTATCTGGAGACAATTGACTTCTCCATTTTGGACCCAGCAAAAGACTTAGCCACCCTAAAACTCTTCAATAATCGCATCCGAACGATTACGACGTCCTTCGGAGATATGCTACACTTACCACGTTTAACAGTGCTCATGCTGAACCACAATCAGTTGTCCATCCTGGATGCCAGTCGGTGGCAGTTCAACGTTCTTCAGGATTTGTTCCTGTCCAACAACCGCCTATCCTATATCAGTATGTGTGAAATACAGAACTCTTTTCCACGGTTGCAAACGCTCTACTTGGACGGAAATCACTGGGAGTGCTCCAATCTGAACAGCACCGTTTCCCAGCTCCATGAACTAAACGTCAAACTGGTGAACCATGGATCCCACAACTGCACGGAAGCCATCGAAAACATTTGCTGTATGTAA